A DNA window from Paenibacillus andongensis contains the following coding sequences:
- a CDS encoding acyl-CoA thioesterase, with product MEQRFARESRCFKTSRIFPTDVNNHNTLFGGKLMSYIDDIASIAAHKHCRRSVVTASTDSVDFLSPIHTSDSVCLESFVTWTGKSSMEVFVKVVTEDLKTGARKIAATSFLTFVALDDNKVPVEVPDVIPETEEEKKLHESAPHRAEMRRIRRVESKKLASFFTMKYPWE from the coding sequence ATGGAACAACGATTTGCTAGAGAATCCAGATGCTTCAAGACGTCACGAATTTTTCCTACAGATGTAAATAATCACAACACGCTCTTTGGTGGAAAGTTGATGTCCTATATTGATGACATTGCCTCGATTGCGGCACATAAACATTGCCGGAGGTCTGTCGTGACAGCCTCAACAGATTCTGTTGACTTTTTGTCGCCTATACACACGTCAGACTCTGTTTGCTTAGAGTCATTTGTGACATGGACAGGTAAAAGCTCGATGGAGGTTTTCGTCAAAGTTGTAACTGAAGATTTAAAAACAGGGGCAAGAAAAATTGCCGCAACCTCTTTCCTGACTTTCGTTGCACTCGATGATAACAAAGTTCCAGTTGAAGTTCCAGATGTGATTCCGGAAACGGAAGAAGAGAAGAAGCTGCATGAATCAGCGCCACACCGTGCAGAAATGAGACGTATACGGAGAGTTGAAAGTAAGAAATTAGCCAGCTTCTTCACGATGAAATACCCTTGGGAATAA
- a CDS encoding type II secretion system F family protein — MWITIVFISQIAVCMLLFLWGRMLYGEIINAHTYPFQMKLLLPYSYLLIDKLNLMEKLPDFTARVHHKLITLHGRSFAAQGSKWFLAELISVSTLCLLILTLLSVVAGGDSSLFGFGLLAAAIVPVIMVRDLDTKIRKKQQLMILELPEILSTIVLLVNAGETVNRAWIRCVEARPHKAQTPLYKELAQAVHELEMNVSFAKVMEDFSKRCALHEVSLFTSTLQLNSKRGGSDFVVALHALSLDLWQRRKSVSRTLGEEASSKLVFPMVLIFVVVMVIVAAPALLMMKQ, encoded by the coding sequence ATGTGGATCACGATTGTATTTATTTCTCAGATAGCTGTTTGTATGCTGTTATTTCTATGGGGGCGCATGTTATATGGCGAGATTATCAATGCTCACACGTATCCGTTCCAGATGAAACTGCTGTTACCTTACAGCTATTTGCTCATCGACAAGCTTAATTTGATGGAAAAATTGCCCGATTTTACGGCAAGAGTACATCATAAATTAATTACACTGCATGGGAGAAGTTTCGCTGCACAGGGCAGTAAATGGTTTCTAGCTGAGCTTATCTCTGTATCGACCTTATGCTTACTAATCCTAACTCTGTTATCCGTAGTAGCTGGTGGAGATAGTTCTCTGTTTGGGTTTGGGTTGCTAGCCGCTGCCATCGTTCCCGTGATCATGGTGCGAGATTTAGATACTAAAATCCGCAAGAAACAGCAGTTGATGATTCTAGAATTGCCAGAAATATTAAGTACAATTGTGCTGCTCGTAAACGCCGGAGAGACTGTGAATCGGGCATGGATACGCTGTGTAGAGGCTAGACCTCATAAAGCACAAACACCACTTTACAAGGAATTAGCACAAGCCGTTCATGAGCTGGAGATGAATGTATCCTTTGCAAAAGTAATGGAGGATTTCAGCAAACGATGCGCACTTCATGAAGTGTCCTTATTTACTTCTACGCTTCAGCTGAACTCTAAGAGAGGTGGTAGCGATTTTGTTGTCGCGCTGCATGCACTTTCGTTGGATCTTTGGCAAAGAAGAAAGTCGGTATCACGAACATTAGGTGAAGAAGCATCATCGAAGCTTGTTTTTCCTATGGTTCTTATTTTCGTTGTCGTGATGGTCATTGTTGCGGCCCCAGCTTTACTTATGATGAAACAATAA
- a CDS encoding DUF6382 domain-containing protein, translated as MTQEVFGLRYEFVYRHGHYMVLYKEDGLDSKTLSTLQVRMLEANDVPNLLPLEIQEVDFRISLLYNLSAKRMLAHVLKVEGLSKQHFAKLMYAIVCALGESKNYMLFESGYVLKDNFIFIGSDWSDVYLTYVPLESINDEDSVFKSLESLMKHLSLKLNDDERNNVVSWMESLSRNQNLQGYKENLLELMDEQTILKEASLISNQKDDEQHTLKPFNMQMPALKVNELPKPLWKRDEGQQQVRINTTIEELATKMNEEQGNQVSFIALSGRNRTIFLAVVILLIAFIWQNYFTYPSTGTLQISAGISILLMNVWFVIRFLGLPHFQRFTKGSSGVNLAFLPIAEKKLEPNLVTPTPEPINIQNYYENLHMHTTLLNHKKPNATVFLGRHMNQPIGARLEWQFEGTTKSVPLKNDHFTMGRGDANLKVDYVLDEAGASRLHAEIIKNEEGYVIKDTGSTNGTYLNGEPLVTYQLYPLKDGDEIRIVRQEIKFRL; from the coding sequence ATGACGCAAGAAGTATTTGGACTTCGTTATGAATTTGTATATCGACATGGTCATTACATGGTGTTATATAAGGAAGATGGTTTGGATTCAAAGACTCTTTCGACTTTGCAGGTCAGGATGCTTGAAGCCAACGATGTGCCGAACCTTCTGCCGCTAGAAATACAAGAAGTGGATTTCCGCATAAGTTTACTATATAACTTGTCGGCTAAACGAATGTTGGCTCATGTTCTGAAGGTAGAAGGGTTGTCTAAACAGCATTTTGCAAAACTCATGTATGCGATTGTTTGTGCATTAGGAGAAAGTAAAAATTACATGCTTTTTGAATCCGGATATGTTTTGAAAGATAATTTCATCTTCATTGGCAGTGATTGGTCGGATGTATATCTGACATACGTTCCGCTTGAATCTATCAATGATGAAGATTCCGTCTTCAAATCGCTTGAGTCTTTGATGAAACACCTCTCACTTAAATTGAATGATGACGAGAGAAACAATGTGGTTTCATGGATGGAGTCATTATCGCGGAATCAGAACTTGCAAGGATATAAAGAGAATCTGTTAGAACTAATGGATGAACAAACGATCCTGAAAGAAGCTTCTTTGATATCTAATCAGAAAGATGATGAACAACACACTTTAAAACCATTTAACATGCAAATGCCTGCTTTAAAAGTAAATGAGTTGCCCAAGCCACTTTGGAAGCGGGATGAAGGTCAGCAGCAAGTTCGGATAAACACCACTATAGAGGAACTGGCCACTAAAATGAACGAAGAGCAGGGAAATCAGGTATCTTTTATAGCTTTATCAGGACGGAATCGAACGATTTTCCTTGCAGTTGTTATTCTGCTAATCGCGTTTATTTGGCAGAATTATTTTACATACCCATCTACAGGTACTCTGCAAATAAGCGCAGGAATCTCGATTTTACTCATGAATGTTTGGTTTGTTATTCGATTTTTAGGATTACCACACTTTCAACGATTCACAAAAGGAAGCAGCGGGGTTAACCTCGCCTTCTTGCCGATTGCAGAAAAGAAGCTAGAACCAAACCTAGTAACACCAACACCTGAACCAATAAATATCCAAAATTACTATGAAAATTTACATATGCATACGACCTTACTTAATCACAAAAAGCCAAACGCAACCGTTTTCCTTGGTAGGCACATGAATCAACCAATAGGAGCCAGGCTTGAATGGCAGTTTGAAGGGACGACAAAGTCTGTTCCACTGAAGAACGATCATTTTACGATGGGCAGAGGCGATGCCAATTTGAAGGTCGATTATGTTTTGGATGAAGCGGGAGCTTCCCGATTACATGCTGAAATTATTAAAAATGAAGAGGGTTACGTGATAAAAGATACAGGTTCAACGAATGGGACCTATTTAAATGGTGAACCATTAGTTACTTACCAGCTCTACCCTTTAAAGGATGGGGATGAGATTCGAATTGTGCGGCAGGAGATTAAATTTCGTTTGTAA
- a CDS encoding TadE/TadG family type IV pilus assembly protein: MLRKFHHEQKGGMVLEASLVLPFFLAFVIGLIICIQIAVLEMELQAGVSEATKSVAGQLYPVRLLVQEAKSKFDQSHAAQMMSSVVDRVQTARDQVKNTENLADEYAAYIPNTLLELVKLEKEKRELGEGKAQEELEELYDSQVKPRIHAAFTPIVYAFCNQTIMKKERFKVTAITLPSMESGGDALFGIEAQMTYKLPLPFISHTIILKKKAVERAWVGA; encoded by the coding sequence ATGCTTCGAAAGTTTCACCATGAGCAGAAAGGCGGCATGGTGTTGGAGGCCTCTTTGGTGCTGCCCTTCTTTTTAGCTTTTGTGATTGGTCTGATCATATGTATTCAAATTGCTGTACTAGAGATGGAGCTGCAAGCCGGTGTTTCGGAGGCAACAAAGTCAGTTGCCGGACAATTATACCCTGTAAGGCTTCTTGTCCAAGAAGCTAAATCGAAATTCGATCAGAGTCATGCAGCTCAGATGATGAGTTCAGTTGTAGATCGTGTACAAACGGCTCGTGATCAAGTGAAGAACACGGAGAATTTGGCCGATGAATATGCTGCTTACATACCGAATACACTCCTAGAGCTTGTTAAATTGGAAAAAGAGAAGCGCGAGTTAGGAGAAGGGAAGGCTCAAGAAGAGTTGGAAGAGCTTTATGATAGTCAAGTTAAGCCGCGCATTCATGCTGCATTCACACCGATTGTTTATGCATTTTGTAATCAAACAATTATGAAGAAAGAGAGATTTAAGGTCACTGCTATAACCCTCCCCAGTATGGAAAGCGGTGGTGATGCCCTTTTCGGAATTGAAGCTCAAATGACCTACAAGCTACCGCTGCCGTTTATAAGTCACACGATAATATTAAAGAAGAAGGCTGTGGAGCGGGCATGGGTAGGCGCCTAA
- a CDS encoding Flp1 family type IVb pilin, producing MKTTLDELKKFWEDEEGLGTLEILLIVAVLVAIAIIFRKWIVSWFQKLIGDANSDLKDNSAVVPCAPSPTTSCAP from the coding sequence ATGAAAACGACGTTAGATGAGCTGAAAAAGTTTTGGGAAGATGAAGAAGGATTAGGCACTTTGGAGATTTTATTGATCGTCGCAGTGCTTGTAGCTATTGCAATTATTTTCAGAAAATGGATCGTCTCGTGGTTCCAGAAGCTGATTGGGGATGCCAACTCTGATTTGAAAGACAATAGCGCGGTTGTTCCTTGTGCGCCTAGTCCAACAACGAGCTGTGCGCCATAG
- a CDS encoding TadE family protein, which yields MRHRRLLSFRVSEDGSFTLEASLVFPLILLCTVTLLFVGMYAYQNVFVQQLARTTAERLAFTWTNSHKDLVTGNFNPSDTDGLYWRLTRDNVTDLFGMLSGGGTTEVNIPSSRSSGHVESKLVKPSALLPQGVTGTAKYANYLFDHQIEVKLKKSFLMPVQFKRWLDSEQTTGRAVSHVVESVELIRLTDITRTYFKAIKGRISPQKARDALVEPIQDDLSGPSVSIQSERQAAAYLKSLVGGTEVILKTASGKSRTIDALDARGVGHQAFYNMTEFQLRTEQMPKDIELLDERAQVKGIVWHFFKKDASGNGMPSNSFRKELERKGIVVVIHK from the coding sequence GTGCGCCATAGGCGTCTACTGAGTTTCCGTGTTAGTGAGGATGGAAGCTTTACGTTAGAAGCTTCACTAGTATTTCCGTTGATTCTATTATGTACGGTTACACTTCTTTTTGTGGGCATGTATGCGTATCAGAACGTATTTGTTCAGCAGCTTGCGAGAACAACAGCAGAGCGTCTTGCCTTTACGTGGACTAATAGCCACAAAGATCTGGTAACAGGAAACTTTAACCCTAGTGATACAGATGGCCTTTATTGGCGACTTACACGAGACAATGTGACAGATTTATTCGGAATGCTGAGCGGTGGTGGCACGACAGAAGTCAATATTCCCTCAAGCAGATCTAGTGGTCACGTTGAGAGTAAACTTGTGAAACCCTCAGCTTTACTACCTCAGGGAGTGACGGGAACTGCAAAATACGCCAACTATCTTTTTGACCATCAGATTGAGGTGAAATTGAAAAAGTCATTTCTTATGCCAGTGCAGTTTAAGAGATGGTTGGATTCTGAGCAAACAACTGGGAGGGCTGTTTCACATGTTGTGGAATCGGTTGAACTCATTCGATTAACGGATATTACACGTACGTATTTCAAAGCGATCAAAGGTAGAATTTCTCCTCAAAAGGCTAGAGATGCACTCGTAGAGCCTATTCAAGATGACTTGTCTGGACCTAGTGTGTCAATCCAATCAGAGCGTCAAGCCGCGGCATATTTGAAGTCTTTGGTTGGAGGTACAGAGGTCATTCTAAAGACAGCGTCAGGAAAAAGCAGAACCATCGATGCGTTGGATGCTCGTGGAGTTGGCCACCAGGCTTTTTACAATATGACAGAATTTCAGCTTCGCACCGAGCAAATGCCTAAGGATATAGAGCTCCTTGATGAAAGGGCACAAGTGAAGGGTATTGTGTGGCACTTTTTCAAAAAAGATGCCAGCGGCAATGGAATGCCATCTAATTCATTTCGTAAGGAGCTAGAGCGTAAAGGGATCGTTGTTGTCATCCACAAATAG
- a CDS encoding type II secretion system F family protein has translation MKLVLLLVIIGAFSWFFLVYLERRKRTSKRAEVQPIQQTATVNQLIDYNYYQLSSKEKVSAILMLALPAFIVGYIFYKSFVLAAALAAVGFAFPRIRKQQLIQLRKNKLYVQFKQALSCLSSSMTVGKSIETAFREALEDLKMLYPDPACLIVIEFSIICRKVENGEPIEAALKNLADRCHLEDVRSFTDVFLTCKRTGGNLVEVMKRTATVIGEKLEISQDISVMIAQKRFESRVLLFAPIVIVAVLAFSSPDYMVPLYTGSGVIIMSASLVLLGACYVWTQKIMNIKV, from the coding sequence ATGAAGCTAGTACTGCTTCTTGTCATTATCGGAGCTTTCAGCTGGTTTTTTCTTGTGTATTTGGAACGAAGAAAAAGAACATCTAAGAGAGCTGAAGTTCAGCCCATCCAGCAAACAGCTACAGTGAACCAATTGATTGACTACAACTACTATCAGCTGTCCTCCAAGGAAAAAGTAAGTGCTATCCTAATGCTTGCCTTGCCTGCGTTCATTGTAGGTTATATTTTCTACAAAAGCTTCGTTCTTGCTGCAGCATTGGCTGCGGTAGGCTTCGCATTTCCCCGTATACGAAAACAGCAATTAATTCAATTACGTAAAAACAAACTGTATGTTCAGTTTAAACAAGCACTAAGCTGTCTGTCCTCCTCTATGACGGTTGGAAAGTCGATTGAAACAGCATTTAGAGAGGCATTAGAGGATCTGAAGATGCTGTATCCAGACCCCGCTTGCCTGATCGTCATTGAATTTAGTATTATCTGCCGAAAAGTAGAGAACGGGGAGCCCATTGAAGCTGCTCTGAAAAACTTAGCGGATCGCTGTCATTTAGAAGATGTAAGAAGCTTCACAGACGTATTTTTAACTTGTAAGCGGACGGGTGGCAATTTGGTGGAGGTCATGAAACGAACAGCTACGGTAATTGGCGAAAAACTTGAAATTTCACAGGATATATCCGTGATGATCGCACAGAAACGTTTTGAATCAAGGGTGCTGCTATTTGCTCCGATCGTTATTGTTGCCGTACTTGCGTTCTCTTCACCTGATTACATGGTTCCTCTTTACACAGGCAGTGGTGTAATTATCATGTCAGCAAGCTTGGTGCTGCTTGGTGCTTGCTATGTATGGACTCAAAAAATCATGAATATCAAGGTGTAG
- a CDS encoding A24 family peptidase has translation MIHLILFILIAVAFVIDARKSLIPNKVTICGTMIGFVFHAFTEGWSGVLFAVMGAITGFTALLLLYFFGALGAGDVKLFAAIGAIMGVSFVLQSMLYAILCAGVIGLILLFIRKQMIHTGRKLAMWLVSIVVIQDMGSLIGMKHQKNMKFPFMYAVVPGVALTWYYSFL, from the coding sequence TTGATTCATTTGATCTTATTTATACTTATTGCCGTTGCCTTTGTAATTGATGCACGTAAATCACTAATCCCAAACAAGGTTACTATCTGTGGAACAATGATTGGCTTTGTATTCCATGCTTTTACTGAAGGTTGGAGCGGTGTTCTTTTTGCTGTAATGGGTGCAATTACTGGTTTTACGGCTCTTCTTTTGCTTTATTTTTTTGGTGCTTTAGGTGCTGGTGATGTGAAGCTTTTTGCCGCAATTGGGGCGATTATGGGGGTTTCATTTGTCCTTCAATCGATGTTATATGCCATTTTATGTGCAGGTGTTATCGGACTTATTTTGCTCTTTATCCGTAAACAGATGATACATACAGGTCGTAAGCTTGCCATGTGGCTAGTTTCTATCGTTGTTATTCAAGACATGGGCAGTCTGATAGGAATGAAACATCAAAAAAACATGAAATTTCCGTTTATGTATGCGGTTGTACCGGGCGTTGCATTGACATGGTATTATTCGTTTTTATGA
- a CDS encoding CpaF family protein, whose amino-acid sequence MNHELFLTLKQQIKERIDLSSTVSDKTLIELIEESVFNAAGDHGWTSSEMHALVKQIFDSFRGLDILQPLIDDPSVTEIMVNGHECIFFERKGAVERYPYPLESAEKLEDLIQMIVSKVNRIVNQATPIVDARLPDGSRVNIVLPPASLSGPTLTIRKFPEKPLQMADLIGMGSISEEAAEVLQVMVESGFNVFIGGGTGSGKTTFLNALSAWIPPHERIITIEDSAELQIQTIPNLVRMETRNANTEGKGEITIRELIRSSLRMRPNRIIVGEVRGAEALDMLAAMNTGHDGSLSTGHANTSVDMLSRLETMVLSGAPLPVDVIRKQIASALDVMVHVSRIRDRTRRVTEIHEVLGVKDGEVQLHPLFIFAEKGETMDRKVLGELAYTGNRLHNMHKIQMAGKKLPDWFTQVQEERDSG is encoded by the coding sequence ATGAATCATGAGTTGTTTCTCACTTTGAAGCAGCAGATTAAGGAGAGGATTGACCTTTCCAGCACGGTCAGCGACAAGACATTAATTGAGCTTATTGAGGAGTCCGTATTCAACGCAGCAGGAGATCACGGATGGACTTCAAGCGAGATGCATGCTCTAGTAAAGCAAATTTTTGATTCTTTCCGGGGCTTGGATATCCTTCAACCGCTGATTGATGATCCATCCGTGACAGAGATCATGGTCAATGGGCACGAGTGCATTTTTTTTGAAAGAAAGGGCGCCGTTGAGCGATATCCGTATCCTTTGGAGAGTGCAGAGAAGCTAGAGGATCTCATTCAGATGATTGTTTCTAAAGTGAATCGGATTGTGAATCAAGCAACGCCAATTGTCGATGCTCGTCTGCCTGACGGGTCGAGGGTCAACATTGTACTTCCACCGGCTTCCTTGTCTGGGCCGACCTTGACGATTCGTAAGTTTCCGGAAAAGCCCTTGCAAATGGCGGATTTGATTGGTATGGGAAGTATTTCGGAGGAGGCAGCAGAGGTTCTGCAAGTGATGGTTGAATCAGGCTTTAATGTCTTTATTGGGGGCGGTACAGGGTCAGGGAAGACGACATTTCTAAATGCACTAAGTGCTTGGATTCCCCCGCACGAACGCATTATTACGATCGAAGATTCTGCTGAGCTTCAGATACAAACTATCCCTAATTTGGTGAGAATGGAAACCAGAAATGCCAATACGGAAGGGAAAGGAGAGATCACGATCCGAGAACTTATTCGTTCTTCGCTGCGCATGCGTCCCAATCGAATTATTGTTGGGGAGGTTCGTGGTGCAGAGGCATTAGATATGTTAGCTGCGATGAATACTGGTCATGATGGGAGTCTCAGCACGGGACATGCGAATACGTCCGTTGATATGCTCAGCCGACTAGAGACGATGGTGCTCAGTGGAGCCCCGCTTCCAGTAGACGTCATCCGTAAGCAAATTGCCTCTGCATTAGATGTAATGGTTCATGTTAGCAGAATTCGTGATCGCACTCGAAGAGTGACAGAAATTCATGAGGTACTTGGTGTGAAGGATGGCGAGGTTCAATTGCATCCCCTTTTCATATTTGCAGAAAAAGGGGAGACGATGGATCGTAAAGTACTAGGTGAGCTCGCCTATACTGGAAACCGACTGCACAACATGCACAAAATTCAAATGGCAGGTAAGAAGCTGCCAGATTGGTTTACACAGGTGCAGGAAGAGCGTGATTCAGGATGA
- a CDS encoding serine/threonine protein kinase — translation MNKQSWIGTCIGGRYRIEDLLGQGGMSHVYLAEDLKLKGKKWAVKECLPFEADDMTFFLEEAEMLARLQHPQLPQLVDYFTTEDGKGFLVMDYIQGPTLQDLFEDKGRELPVAKIVHMAFQLCDILHYLHTFQPRPIIYRDLKPSNVMLNEQNQVRLIDFGVARHFKHGKQSDTMQMGTIGFAAPEQFLGLQTDARTDLFTLGSMLYYLLSGGQYAYITQKPLEQIRPDLPEALTSTVRLLLQEHPQNRCQSAMEVKMRLRNIYSDPTLASQALHLQTPFVNSTPDKLIIIGGLFAGVGATFLAITLARIFHSMQIPNALVEQPTIEPDLYMLLYGDSKAPKDYPFVSNLISDQTSAAISSWTNGFTTWVPLHPEGFQNSWHPADSFKLLHTIKKPIVIWDVSTHWEDPSVQELCHSADEIIVVVDASPGKCNRPSSRAHFKGFDKYQQRGKKVHYVANGTMPGHFRNEWIDSLPATPICTLPEIPRTEVMRAVWKGECIQDQTEVLVKLRDALAPLLREILPADTLGMSILKGSKSFFSRFKKLG, via the coding sequence ATGAACAAACAAAGCTGGATCGGAACATGCATTGGGGGAAGATATCGAATTGAAGATTTGCTCGGTCAAGGTGGAATGAGTCATGTGTACTTAGCAGAGGATTTGAAGCTGAAAGGGAAGAAATGGGCAGTGAAAGAATGTTTGCCTTTTGAAGCCGATGATATGACGTTCTTCCTGGAAGAAGCGGAAATGCTCGCTAGGCTCCAGCACCCACAGCTGCCGCAGTTAGTTGATTATTTTACAACCGAGGATGGAAAAGGGTTCTTGGTCATGGATTATATTCAAGGGCCAACGTTACAAGACCTATTCGAAGATAAGGGTCGCGAGTTACCTGTAGCGAAAATTGTTCATATGGCTTTTCAGCTATGCGATATACTTCACTATTTGCACACGTTTCAGCCTCGTCCGATTATTTACCGCGATCTAAAGCCCTCCAATGTGATGTTGAATGAGCAGAACCAAGTCCGATTAATCGATTTTGGCGTTGCCCGACACTTTAAACATGGTAAACAATCCGATACCATGCAAATGGGTACGATTGGCTTTGCGGCTCCCGAACAATTCTTGGGCTTACAAACCGATGCGCGCACGGATTTATTTACACTTGGCTCCATGCTGTATTACTTATTATCGGGCGGCCAGTATGCGTATATCACTCAAAAACCGTTGGAACAGATACGCCCAGATTTACCAGAAGCGCTAACCTCCACCGTACGATTACTCCTGCAAGAACACCCGCAAAACCGTTGTCAATCTGCTATGGAAGTAAAAATGAGACTTCGTAACATCTATTCCGACCCAACTTTGGCCTCGCAAGCTCTTCATCTGCAAACACCATTCGTCAATTCGACACCTGATAAATTAATTATTATTGGCGGTTTATTCGCTGGTGTAGGTGCGACATTCCTTGCGATTACATTAGCGAGAATTTTTCATTCTATGCAGATTCCGAACGCGCTTGTGGAGCAGCCGACCATTGAACCTGATTTGTATATGCTCCTTTACGGCGATAGCAAGGCCCCCAAGGATTACCCATTCGTGTCGAATCTCATTAGTGACCAAACGTCAGCAGCGATTTCATCATGGACTAACGGTTTTACGACATGGGTACCCCTTCATCCTGAGGGGTTTCAAAACTCATGGCATCCTGCGGATTCCTTCAAACTTCTACATACGATAAAAAAACCAATCGTCATTTGGGACGTATCCACGCATTGGGAGGATCCTTCCGTTCAGGAGCTTTGTCATAGTGCGGATGAGATCATTGTTGTCGTAGACGCTTCTCCAGGCAAATGCAATCGACCAAGTTCACGAGCACATTTCAAGGGATTTGATAAGTATCAGCAGCGTGGTAAAAAGGTGCATTATGTGGCAAACGGCACGATGCCGGGACATTTCAGGAATGAGTGGATTGATTCTCTTCCTGCGACACCGATATGTACCCTGCCTGAAATCCCGCGTACTGAAGTTATGCGTGCTGTTTGGAAAGGGGAATGTATTCAAGACCAGACCGAGGTTTTGGTGAAGTTGAGAGACGCTCTGGCCCCTTTACTTAGAGAGATTCTGCCGGCAGATACGCTTGGAATGAGCATTTTGAAGGGGAGTAAATCATTCTTCTCACGTTTCAAAAAGCTTGGTTAG